From one Nothobranchius furzeri strain GRZ-AD chromosome 2, NfurGRZ-RIMD1, whole genome shotgun sequence genomic stretch:
- the LOC107395472 gene encoding E3 ubiquitin-protein ligase TRIM39, whose protein sequence is MSRNPLLGPRSEEWLLLLGDITALSGIMLPEKQFQCTICHQVFTDPVTTPCGHNFCQTCIRNTWEGSDVCQCPTCNKSFASRPDMSINTAFKELAETFKQMMVLSSASLLPAAKPDEVVCDVCVATSQQVKAQKSCLVCLTSYCEAHLEPHRRVATLKLHTLMEPLKNLQDRMCKHHERLLEMFCRDEQMCVCRFCTEAEHKDHQAVGIEEESGERKVQMKQTEVDFQNMIEKHQKKIEEINNCLKMSKLSAEKEKSASNSLFTSLINSIKERQSEVNSEIERKQEAEERRAEELVSELQLEITELQRRNAELKELEDTEDHLHLLQSVPSLVSPPPTREWADISIHPELCVGTVRRALSKLDHVLKNELLCLKKEEMRRMQKHAVDVELDPDTAHPNIVLSADGKQAGRGEQLHAVPDKPQRFDPVICVLGKKGFQSGRFFFQVAVGKKTFWDLGVVKESVNRKGMITTKPENGYWTVRLRNGNEYRALDSPSVLLSLREMPQTVGVFTDYEERTVSFFDVEARSHIYTFSGCLFSEKIFPFFSPGVLDEGRNTGPLVITAVSQEP, encoded by the exons ATGTCCAG GAATCCCCTGCTGGGTCCCAGGAGTGAAGAGTGGCTGCTTCTACTCGGAGAT ATTACAGCACTTTCAGGAATCATGCTACCAGAAAAACAGTTCCAGTGCACCATATGCCACCAAGTGTTCACCGACCCAGTCACCACTCCATGTGGTCACAACTTCTGCCAAACCTGCATCCGGAACACGTGGGAAGGCAGTGATGTCTGCCAGTGTCCCACCTGTAACAAGTCATTCGCCTCCAGACCTGACATGAGCATCAACACTGCCTTCAAAGAGCTGGCGGAGACATTTAAACAAATGATGGTCCTCTCCTCTGCCTCTTTGCTGCCTGCAGCCAAACCGGATGAGGTGGTGTGTGACGTGTGCGTCGCCACCTCCCAGCAGGTCAAGGCCCAGAAGTCTTGCCTGGTGTGTCTGACGTCATACTGCGAAGCTCACCTGGAGCCTCACAGGAGAGTTGCCACCCTGAAACTGCACACGCTGATGGAACCGCTGAAGAACCTGCAAGACAGAATGTGCAAGCACCACGAGAGGCTGCTGGAGATGTTCTGCAGGGACGAGCAGATGTGCGTGTGTCGGTTCTGCACCGAGGCCGAACACAAAGATCACCAGGCTGTTGGGATCGAGGAAGAAAGTGGAGAGAGGAAG GTCCAAATGAAGCAGACTGAGGTTGATTTTCAAAACATGATCGAGAAGCACCAGAAGAAAATCGAGGAGATCAATAACTGCCTAAAAATGAGCAAA CTGAGCGCCGAGAAGGAAAAATCCGCCAGCAACAGTCTCTTCACATCCCTGATCAACTCCATCAAAGAGAGACAATCTGAAGTCAACTCAGAGATCGAACGAAAGCAGGAAGCAGAAGAAAGGAGGGCTGAGGAGCTCGTtagtgagctgcagctggaaaTCACCGAGCTTCAGAGGAGAAACGCTGAGCTGAAGGAGCTGGAGGACACCGAGGACCACCTGCACCTCCTACAG AGCGTGCCCTCTCTGGTTTCACCTCCACCTACCAGGGAGTGGGCAGATATCAGCATCCACCCTGAGCTCTGTGTGGGGACCGTGAGGAGAGCTCTGTCCAAACTGGACCATGTGCTGAAGAATGAGCTGCTCTGTTTGAAGAAAGAAG AGATGAGAAGAATGCAGAAACATGCAG TTGATGTGGAGTTGGACCCGGATACGGCCCATCCAAACATCGTCCTGTCAGCTGATGGGAAGCAGGCTGGCCGAGGTGAGCAGCTCCACGCTGTTCCCGACAAGCCCCAACGCTTCGACCCGGTCATCTGCGTTCTGGGAAAGAAGGGTTTCCAGTCTGGGAGGTTCTTCTTTCAG GTTGCTGTGGGGAAAAAGACCTTCTGGGACCTGGGTGTGGTCAAAGAATCCGTCAACAGGAAAGGCATGATCACCACCAAGCCGGAGAACGGCTACTGGACGGTGCGTTTGAGGAACGGTAACGAGTACCGAGCTCTGGACTCCCCATCCGTCCTCCTCTCTCTCAGGGAAATGCCTCAGACTGTGGGGGTGTTTACAGATTATGAGGAAAGGACGGTTTCGTTCTTTGACGTGGAGGCCAGATCCCACATCTACACCTTCTCTGGGTGTTTGTTCTCTGAAAAGATCTTCCCCTTCTTTAGCCCAGGGGTGTTAGATGAAGGGAGGAACACGGGCCCTCTAGTGATCACAGCTGTTAGTCAGGAGCCTTAA